The DNA segment CCTTAGTGCGTTCACGTTTTGTGTTTGGCGATAATAGTTTAGCCGCTAAATTTAGCCAGATCCGCGCCTCTGTGCTTGAGCAACCAAGGGAAAAGGACGAGCTGAAAAAGGCCGTGCGTGAGATGCGCCAGAAGATGCGCGACCATTTACTCAAGGTCAGTGAAGGTGAATTCGATCTGAAACAGAGCCCCGGCGGGATCACGGATATTGAGTTTATCGCCCAATATTTAGTGCTCGCTCATGCCCATGAGTATCCCGAACTGTCGATTTGGTCTGATAACGTGCGTATTTTTGGGGTGCTGGCCGAGCTTGAGCTTTTGCCGCTAATGAGCGCGCAGCACTTAACCCAGAGTTATTGCTGGCTAAGGGATGAAAATCATCGTCTCACCCTGCAACAAAAAGCCGGTAAATTAGCCTACGCCGATGTGGAAGAACATGCTGAAAGGGTAATGAATATTTATCGAAATATACTCGAATAGCTAAATCCACGGAGGAATAGCAGGGCGGTTAACGCCATTCCTTGCTGTTCCACTCCTTGGGCTTAGACTAAGCTTGATTAAGAGCCGTTAGCGGAGCGTACTATGCAATTACCTCCAGTTCCTGAAAACGAGTTGCAGCGTTTAGCTACTCTAAGAGCGCTGAATGTACTCGATACCGATGTCGAAGAAAGATTCGATAGGATCACTCGATTGACTCGGCGTATCTTTTCACTGCCCATTTGTGTGGTGACTTTAGTCGATGCGAATCGACAGTGGTTTAAGTCTCGTCAAGGGTTAGAGGTGACTGAAACTCCAAGGGATATTTCCTTTTGCGCCCATGCGATTAATCATGATGGGATTTTCGTTGTGCATGATGCGCTAAAGGATCCACGCTTTTGTGATAATCCTTTAGTCACTGAGCCGCCCCATATTCGTTTTTATGTGGGTTATCCCCTCACTATTCATGGTGAATTTCGGGTTGGTACTCTGTGCTTAATCGGTAATGAGCCGCGCGATTTTACCGAAGAAGACGCCGAAACCTTAACGGATCTGGGGCAAATGGTGGAGGCTGAGCTCTTGTCCATCGCGCAAAATACCTTAGATCCGCTGACCATGATCTCCAACCGCCGAGGGTTTGAGTTGCTCGCCTATCAATCGCTGGCGAGTTGTCGTCGTACCGATGCCGAGGCTGCCTTAGTCTTTTTCGACCTCGACTTTTTTAAGGAGGTAAACGATAGCTTTGGCCACCGCAAGGGCGATCAACTGCTCTATGACTTTGCCCATATTTTGATGGCGGCCTTTAGGGAGTCCGATGTGATTGCACGGCTAGGCGGCGATGAGTTTGTGGTGTTATTAAGTTTTATCGAGCGCGATACAGTGAACTTTGCAATTGAGCGCTTTAAGCTGTTACTTGCCGAGTATAATCAACAACATCCAGAACATCCCCTCGAAACCAGTATAGGCATAGCCCATTGGCCACCTGCATCGGATATGAATCTGGATGATCTACTCGATGCCGCCGACCGAGCCATGTATCGAGATAAAGCGGTGCATCACTCGGATAAGCCTTAGTGAATCGGGTCGCTGACTCAGTGATAAACAGATTTATAAGATAAAAAGGGAGACTATAGTCTCCCTTTTTATGGCTGAAAATTAAGCGGTAATTTGTAACACCCAGTGTTGATACAAGGGTAAACCGATTAACACATTTACTGGGAAGGTAATCCCCAGCGATGCTAGCATAGCTAAACCGATATTGGCCTCGGGAATGGCGGCGCGGATAGCGGCAGGCGCTGCAATATAGGAGGCGCTGGCACTTAAGGCCGCAAGCACTAAGATACTGCCTTCGGGCAATTCCAGCCATAAACCAACACCGATACCACACCACGCCAAGATAAATGGCGTCACGGCGGCAAATACTAACAGGCGCCATTGTTGCAGCGGAAGCGGTAAACAGACTTTCGCCGTGACTAAGCCCATCTCCAATAAAAACAGTGCCAGTAGGGTTTTAAAGCCACCGAGCAGCACAGGTGTGAGAGGGGCTAGTCCCGTCGGGCCATAGAGCCAACCTATCACGACACCACCTACCAGTAGCACGACGCCACGGCTGGTTAGCGCCTCGTGTAACACACTGGATTTATGGGCCGTTGGCGCGGCATCTTGTCCCGCCTGTTTTGAGCTTAAGTATCTGTGCAGCCAGAGCATAACTACAATCGCGGGCAGTTCGAGTAGCACTAGGTATAGGGTGGTTTCGGGTCTTAATGTCATCCCTGATTTTTCCACCATGGCGAGCACCACGGCAAAGGTGCCCGCGCTCACCGATCCATAATGGGCGGCGATACTGATGGCATCGGTTCGACCGAGTTGCACTAAGCGTGTTAGCACGGGGTAAAGCACTAAGGGGATGAGTAAACCTAAGGTGACCACAGCAACCAATTCGGTGACCACTAGGTTTTGAGTGTGACCGTGCAGCGCCATACCGCCCTTAAGCCCTAAGGTCAGCATTAACAAAATCGAGAGCGTTTCGTAGATGGCGGGTGGGACCTTAAGATCGGATTTAACCAAACCGGCGAGTAAACCTAAGGCGAAAAACGCAATGACAATATCTGGCATAAGTATCTCACTAATAACGACATCAACAGAATAATGCGCCGAGAAAGTTCTGCGGGCATCGATGGCTGGAGATTCTGAACCCAATTCGTTATATTGAAAAATAAATTGTTTGCTGATTAGGTATAGATAATCATCTATGGATAAATCTTCCCAAGGCCAACTTAAACTTCGGCACTTAAGCTTTCGTTTGCTCGAGGTGTATGTGCAGGTGGTCAGGCTTGGCAATATCTCGGCCGCCGCGCGCGCCTTGCATCTCACTCAGCCGACGGTCTCGCTACAATTGAAGAAGTTGGCGGATATTTTGGGTGAGCCTCTACTGGTAAGCGCAGAGGGGCGAATGCAGCCGACCTTAGTCGGGCAAGAGCTCTATCGGGTCGCCTGCGATACCTTGAGTCGTTTCGAAGACTTCGATGCCTTTATCCAGCAGGCGAGGGGCGGCAGTGTGGGCCATATCAATATCGGTCTAGTGACCACGGCAAAATACGTGATGCCTCGGATTCTAGGGGCCTTCTATCGCCAATTTCCGCAGGTCAAAGTCACCTTAAATATTGGCAATCGTGCGCATATTTTGGGGCGATTCGAGCGTCAAGAAGATGATTTATATCTCTTTAGTCATCCACCCAGTGGTGAGCATGTGTTATCGGCGCGGATCATTAAAAATCCGCTGCAACTGATAGCCCCTAAGGACCATTGGGCGGTTGAGCGCCAGCACCTCAGCTTTAATGAGTTGAAACAAGAGCGCTTTATCATGCGCGAGCCGGGCTCTGCCACACGACTGATGTTTGAGTCTTGGTGTAGCGCCCAAGGGATTGCCTTGAGCGACACTATGCAAATTGAGAGCAACGAGGCGATTCGGTTGAGCGTGGCGTCGGGCTTAGGCTTATCGGTGATCTCGGCCCACACGTTGCAGGAAGGGCGTGAAAAACCTGCAATATTATCGGTAAACGGATTTCCACTGGAGAGTAACTGGTATCTGGTGGGGCGCAAGGATAGGCGCTTACCCTATGCTGCCATGCAGTTGGTGTCGTTTATGGCGAGTCAACTTGCCGACTGTATTGAACCTGAGTGGGTTGCTGCGGATATTCAGCAGTTAAGTCAGCGATTTAGTGGATGATACTCGTCTTGGCGCGGCAGTGGGGATAGGGTAGTTTAGGCTAAATATGTCGGTGCCGATAATCAGGGGAATATAAATGGAGCTAGATTC comes from the Shewanella mangrovisoli genome and includes:
- a CDS encoding sodium-dependent bicarbonate transport family permease; the encoded protein is MPDIVIAFFALGLLAGLVKSDLKVPPAIYETLSILLMLTLGLKGGMALHGHTQNLVVTELVAVVTLGLLIPLVLYPVLTRLVQLGRTDAISIAAHYGSVSAGTFAVVLAMVEKSGMTLRPETTLYLVLLELPAIVVMLWLHRYLSSKQAGQDAAPTAHKSSVLHEALTSRGVVLLVGGVVIGWLYGPTGLAPLTPVLLGGFKTLLALFLLEMGLVTAKVCLPLPLQQWRLLVFAAVTPFILAWCGIGVGLWLELPEGSILVLAALSASASYIAAPAAIRAAIPEANIGLAMLASLGITFPVNVLIGLPLYQHWVLQITA
- a CDS encoding GGDEF domain-containing protein, with protein sequence MQLPPVPENELQRLATLRALNVLDTDVEERFDRITRLTRRIFSLPICVVTLVDANRQWFKSRQGLEVTETPRDISFCAHAINHDGIFVVHDALKDPRFCDNPLVTEPPHIRFYVGYPLTIHGEFRVGTLCLIGNEPRDFTEEDAETLTDLGQMVEAELLSIAQNTLDPLTMISNRRGFELLAYQSLASCRRTDAEAALVFFDLDFFKEVNDSFGHRKGDQLLYDFAHILMAAFRESDVIARLGGDEFVVLLSFIERDTVNFAIERFKLLLAEYNQQHPEHPLETSIGIAHWPPASDMNLDDLLDAADRAMYRDKAVHHSDKP
- a CDS encoding LysR family transcriptional regulator; protein product: MDKSSQGQLKLRHLSFRLLEVYVQVVRLGNISAAARALHLTQPTVSLQLKKLADILGEPLLVSAEGRMQPTLVGQELYRVACDTLSRFEDFDAFIQQARGGSVGHINIGLVTTAKYVMPRILGAFYRQFPQVKVTLNIGNRAHILGRFERQEDDLYLFSHPPSGEHVLSARIIKNPLQLIAPKDHWAVERQHLSFNELKQERFIMREPGSATRLMFESWCSAQGIALSDTMQIESNEAIRLSVASGLGLSVISAHTLQEGREKPAILSVNGFPLESNWYLVGRKDRRLPYAAMQLVSFMASQLADCIEPEWVAADIQQLSQRFSG